One part of the Paenibacillus silvisoli genome encodes these proteins:
- the gerPC gene encoding spore germination protein GerPC, with amino-acid sequence MQPANNPPTPWQLWTAFNQHIHKLQCRLDEQQALIDRLNKRLEALSQRLDAAEAKPSYHIDTIQYHFDQLKVEKLDGTLNIGLTPPNEEQIKEIGQLVMPSGSGTVVVNDPQQQQGTLNGKKTVNNEKPNQFPMTPSNGGIPGPASVMPASPYPEVRLVIDRYLDQNAPQLLAELEAEFEIALDPYHRRLVIEDIRKQMSARIQYYIQAAEREHKEQESGSEGSPPPSDAQIQENVIAKTTRDIHGGLRSYISRLKNP; translated from the coding sequence ATGCAACCGGCCAACAATCCGCCGACGCCATGGCAGCTTTGGACGGCGTTCAACCAGCATATTCATAAGCTGCAATGCCGGCTTGATGAGCAGCAGGCCTTGATCGACCGGCTGAATAAGCGCCTCGAGGCGCTGAGTCAACGCTTGGATGCCGCGGAAGCGAAGCCAAGCTATCATATCGATACCATTCAGTATCATTTTGACCAATTGAAGGTCGAGAAGCTCGACGGCACCTTGAACATCGGGCTGACGCCGCCGAATGAAGAGCAGATCAAGGAAATCGGCCAGTTGGTCATGCCAAGCGGCAGCGGCACGGTGGTCGTCAACGATCCGCAGCAGCAGCAAGGCACCCTCAATGGCAAGAAAACCGTCAACAACGAGAAGCCGAACCAGTTTCCGATGACGCCGTCGAACGGGGGAATACCGGGACCGGCGTCCGTCATGCCGGCATCGCCTTATCCGGAAGTCCGTCTGGTCATCGACCGCTACCTGGATCAGAACGCCCCGCAGCTGCTTGCCGAACTGGAGGCCGAATTCGAAATCGCGCTCGACCCTTATCACCGCAGGCTTGTCATTGAGGACATCCGCAAGCAGATGAGCGCTCGGATCCAATATTATATTCAAGCCGCCGAACGCGAGCATAAGGAGCAAGAAAGCGGCAGCGAAGGCAGTCCGCCTCCTTCGGACGCGCAAATCCAGGAGAATGTCATCGCGAAGACGACGCGCGATATCCACGGCGGTTTGCGAAGCTACATCTCGCGCTTGAAAAATCCATAA
- the thrS gene encoding threonine--tRNA ligase, translated as MENGIRVKLPDGSVRGCEAGASVGDVANAISLSLGKQAVAGKVGEREVDLSFRLEADCELEIVTQDSGAGLRILRHSTAHLMAQAVKRLYGGEAVQLGVGPVIEDGFYYDIAIERPLTPADLQAIEKEMERIAQQNFPIVRRVVPREEALAIFGGLGESLKVELIHDLPDDAEISIYDQGEFSDLCRGPHLPSTGRIKSFKLLSVAGAYWRGHADNAVLQRIYGTAFAKKSELEEHLYMLEEAKKRDHRKLGKELGLFMFSDEAPGMPFYLPKGMVIRTALEQFSRDLQQERGYDEVRTPFMLNRRLWEQSGHWDHYKDDMYFTKVDETDFALKPMNCPGHMLIYKNSLHSYRELPIRLAEYGQVHRHEFSGALNGMMRVRTFCQDDAHLFVRPDQIEEEIGRIIALIDEIYAVFGFAYRIELSTRPEDSMGSQELWEQAEASLAQVLDNRGIAYRVNEGDGAFYGPKIDFHIQDALKRSWQCATIQLDFQMPEKFDLSYIGEDGQKHRPIVIHRAVYGSIDRFTGILTEHYAGAFPLWLAPVQLKIVPVSAADQDYAFEIKQLAEQSGIRAEIDIRGEKLGYKIREAQLEKVPYIAVLGEAERSSGSVAVRQRGKGDVGAVSKEAFMEQLKDEIASKK; from the coding sequence GTGGAAAATGGGATTCGAGTAAAGCTGCCGGATGGCAGCGTAAGAGGCTGCGAAGCAGGCGCCTCGGTAGGGGATGTGGCGAATGCCATCAGCTTGTCGCTGGGCAAGCAAGCGGTGGCCGGCAAAGTAGGGGAAAGAGAGGTCGACTTGAGCTTCCGTCTGGAGGCGGATTGCGAGCTGGAAATCGTGACGCAAGACAGCGGCGCGGGACTGCGCATACTCAGGCACAGCACGGCGCATCTGATGGCGCAGGCCGTGAAGCGGCTTTATGGCGGCGAGGCGGTGCAGCTCGGGGTCGGTCCGGTCATCGAGGACGGTTTCTATTACGATATCGCGATTGAACGTCCGCTCACGCCGGCCGATCTGCAAGCGATCGAGAAAGAAATGGAGCGGATCGCGCAGCAAAATTTCCCGATCGTGCGCAGAGTCGTGCCCCGAGAAGAAGCGCTCGCGATTTTCGGCGGGCTTGGCGAGTCGTTGAAGGTAGAGCTCATTCATGATTTACCGGATGATGCTGAAATTTCGATTTACGACCAAGGCGAGTTTTCCGATCTGTGCCGAGGGCCGCATCTGCCTTCAACCGGAAGGATCAAGTCGTTCAAGCTGCTGTCCGTAGCCGGCGCGTATTGGCGGGGACATGCCGACAATGCGGTGCTGCAGCGGATCTACGGCACAGCCTTCGCGAAGAAGTCCGAGCTGGAGGAGCACCTCTATATGCTGGAGGAGGCGAAGAAGCGGGATCACCGCAAGCTGGGCAAGGAGCTGGGGCTGTTCATGTTCTCGGACGAAGCGCCGGGCATGCCCTTCTATCTGCCGAAAGGGATGGTGATCCGGACGGCGCTGGAGCAGTTCTCGCGCGATCTGCAGCAGGAGCGGGGCTACGACGAAGTGCGGACGCCGTTCATGTTGAACCGGCGGCTGTGGGAGCAATCCGGCCACTGGGATCATTACAAGGACGATATGTACTTTACAAAGGTCGACGAAACAGACTTCGCGCTGAAGCCGATGAACTGCCCGGGGCATATGCTCATTTACAAAAACAGCCTCCATTCTTACCGCGAGCTTCCGATCCGGTTAGCCGAATACGGGCAAGTGCACCGTCACGAATTCTCGGGCGCGCTGAATGGAATGATGAGGGTCCGGACATTTTGTCAGGATGACGCGCATCTGTTTGTCCGTCCGGACCAGATCGAGGAGGAGATCGGGCGCATTATTGCGCTGATCGATGAAATCTATGCCGTATTCGGCTTCGCTTACCGGATCGAGCTGTCGACTAGACCGGAGGATTCCATGGGCAGCCAGGAGCTGTGGGAGCAAGCGGAGGCCTCGCTCGCGCAGGTGCTCGACAATCGCGGCATTGCGTACCGCGTGAACGAAGGCGACGGGGCGTTCTACGGGCCGAAGATCGACTTTCACATCCAGGATGCGTTGAAACGCAGCTGGCAGTGCGCGACGATTCAGCTTGATTTTCAGATGCCGGAGAAGTTCGACCTGTCCTATATCGGCGAGGATGGGCAGAAGCATCGCCCGATCGTCATTCACCGTGCCGTGTACGGCTCGATCGACCGGTTCACAGGCATTTTGACGGAGCATTATGCAGGCGCGTTTCCGTTATGGCTCGCTCCCGTTCAGTTGAAGATCGTGCCGGTTTCGGCGGCGGATCAGGACTATGCCTTTGAAATCAAGCAATTGGCGGAGCAATCCGGCATTCGCGCGGAAATCGACATTCGCGGCGAGAAGCTCGGCTACAAAATCCGCGAGGCGCAATTGGAGAAGGTGCCGTATATCGCGGTTCTCGGCGAAGCGGAGCGCAGTTCGGGTTCTGTGGCAGTCAGACAGCGGGGGAAAGGCGACGTCGGCGCGGTGAGCAAGGAAGCGTTCATGGAGCAGCTGAAAGATGAAATTGCCTCTAAGAAATGA
- a CDS encoding glycoside hydrolase family 15 protein: MARHLVIGNGKILINLDHNNYIRDIYYPFVGQLNHVGGQYCRFGLWAGGQFSWLEDPEWQFELSYVEDSLVTNVVARNERLAVELHMNDGIHQRECIYIKRVVVRNLGSDPREFRLFFHHDLMIDGSEVGDTAAYYPDNHTLFHYKRSSYFMFNGFSDEGGMMQYSTGIKRFGSAEGTWRDAEDGTLMGNSIAQGSVDSTISFRTVVPAGGEKTVYYWMTIGKNLEEVKGLNQYVQDSHPEKLLSRIVIYWKHWLHRAESDLGDLSDEAANMFRLSLLLVRTQTDERGAIIAANDTDILQYNRDHYSYMWPRDGALIADAMSAAGFQSVIAPFFQFCAQTLSPDGYLFHKYNPDGTVGSSWHPYIVQGNRRLPIQEDETALVLFALWKDYTRHQVIELPQSLYNNLIRKGAKFMSQYMEHSLGLPKPSYDLWEERYGIWTYTVASVYGGLMAAAFFTELFGDYERSDHFRNTAQSIKHAMLTHLWDEESGRFARGLIQKDNGWVKDMTLESSLFGIWEFGVLPVDDERVIRTMNAIREGLTIRTHVGGVARYTNDYYFQQSGDIENVPGNPWIICTLWIANYEIESAKCLSDLSRPRETINWVVEHALSSGVLPEQLHPLNGDPLSVAPLTWSHATYVQTVTRYAEKYKELSAKE; the protein is encoded by the coding sequence TGGCTGGAGGATCCGGAGTGGCAGTTCGAGCTGTCGTACGTCGAAGACTCGCTCGTAACCAATGTCGTCGCCCGCAATGAGCGGCTTGCGGTCGAGCTTCATATGAACGACGGGATCCACCAGCGTGAATGCATTTACATTAAGCGGGTTGTCGTGCGCAATTTGGGCTCGGATCCGCGCGAGTTCCGGCTATTCTTCCATCACGATCTGATGATCGACGGCTCGGAGGTCGGAGACACGGCAGCGTATTATCCGGATAATCATACGCTGTTTCACTACAAGCGCTCCTCCTACTTCATGTTTAACGGCTTCTCGGATGAAGGCGGGATGATGCAGTATTCGACGGGCATCAAGCGTTTCGGCTCCGCTGAAGGCACGTGGCGCGATGCGGAGGACGGCACGCTGATGGGCAATTCGATCGCGCAGGGCTCCGTCGACAGTACGATCAGCTTCCGTACGGTCGTGCCGGCGGGCGGCGAGAAGACGGTTTATTACTGGATGACGATCGGCAAAAATCTGGAGGAAGTCAAGGGACTGAACCAGTATGTCCAGGACAGCCATCCGGAGAAGCTGCTAAGCCGGATCGTCATTTACTGGAAGCACTGGCTGCATCGGGCGGAGAGCGACTTAGGCGATCTGTCGGACGAAGCCGCCAACATGTTCCGGTTAAGCCTGCTGCTCGTGCGGACGCAAACCGACGAGCGGGGCGCGATCATTGCCGCGAACGACACCGATATTTTGCAGTACAACCGCGACCATTACAGCTACATGTGGCCGCGCGACGGCGCGCTGATCGCCGATGCGATGTCGGCGGCGGGCTTCCAGAGCGTCATCGCGCCGTTCTTCCAGTTCTGCGCGCAGACGCTGTCGCCCGACGGGTATTTGTTCCACAAATACAATCCCGACGGAACGGTCGGCTCGAGCTGGCACCCCTACATCGTACAGGGGAACCGGCGCCTGCCGATTCAGGAGGACGAAACGGCGCTCGTGCTGTTCGCGCTCTGGAAGGACTACACGCGCCACCAAGTCATTGAGCTGCCTCAATCGCTCTATAACAACCTCATCCGCAAAGGCGCGAAGTTCATGAGCCAGTATATGGAGCATAGCTTAGGACTTCCGAAGCCGAGCTACGATCTTTGGGAGGAGCGCTACGGCATTTGGACGTATACGGTCGCTTCCGTATACGGCGGCTTGATGGCGGCGGCGTTCTTCACGGAGCTGTTCGGCGACTATGAGCGCAGCGATCATTTCCGCAATACGGCACAGTCGATCAAGCACGCCATGCTCACCCATCTGTGGGATGAGGAATCCGGCCGGTTCGCGCGCGGGCTCATCCAGAAGGATAACGGCTGGGTGAAGGATATGACGCTGGAGAGCAGCTTGTTCGGCATCTGGGAGTTCGGCGTACTGCCGGTCGATGACGAGCGCGTTATCAGAACGATGAACGCGATTCGGGAGGGGCTGACGATTCGGACCCATGTCGGCGGCGTTGCGCGCTACACGAACGACTACTACTTCCAGCAGTCCGGCGATATCGAGAACGTACCGGGCAATCCGTGGATCATCTGTACGCTGTGGATCGCCAACTACGAAATCGAGTCCGCGAAGTGCTTGAGCGATCTGAGCCGGCCGCGCGAGACGATCAATTGGGTCGTCGAGCATGCGCTGTCGAGCGGCGTGCTGCCGGAGCAGCTGCACCCGCTTAACGGCGATCCGCTTTCGGTTGCGCCGCTTACGTGGTCGCATGCAACGTACGTGCAGACGGTTACGCGGTATGCGGAGAAATATAAGGAGCTGTCCGCGAAAGAGTAG
- a CDS encoding spore germination protein GerPE — protein sequence MASQSYMQGAEEEQDYPVRISEVGGINLTSVGGASVVQIGDRAEVNTSLRALAVQRGASHHESGNVYFESYSIFDRETPTWDPLGTASDEVPTFIRTTNRKPAITVGCIEVIAVSSAALVLVGNGLKSRCESRVKHIRQYARGYPSRRP from the coding sequence ATGGCATCTCAATCCTACATGCAAGGTGCCGAAGAGGAGCAGGACTATCCCGTCCGGATCTCCGAGGTTGGCGGCATAAACCTTACAAGCGTAGGCGGAGCATCCGTGGTGCAAATCGGCGACCGCGCCGAGGTGAACACGTCGCTTCGCGCGCTTGCCGTTCAGCGGGGCGCAAGCCATCACGAATCCGGCAACGTTTATTTCGAATCCTATTCGATCTTCGACCGCGAAACGCCGACCTGGGACCCCCTCGGAACGGCATCCGACGAAGTTCCGACCTTTATTCGGACAACCAATCGCAAGCCGGCCATTACCGTTGGCTGCATTGAGGTCATCGCCGTCAGCAGCGCTGCCCTGGTTTTGGTCGGCAACGGCTTGAAGTCGAGGTGCGAGTCCAGAGTCAAACATATCCGGCAGTATGCCAGAGGCTATCCTTCACGCCGGCCCTAA
- a CDS encoding GyrI-like domain-containing protein, translated as MSSKDKVQEVTLPERHYVGMALTSPFAGHDPKRVEQLKKLFIARRFEIQGLADAESYVSPSFVSDQLFTYLFCMEVQALPAQTPEGMIGFTVPAQRYVTVQVDEGDPYDVLHAYIRDQKLANHKRGLALEKYPVHDPRCEVAFFGSRLYSDLVVNASDSARNKQKPVLPEGRTGFSARET; from the coding sequence GTGAGCTCGAAGGACAAGGTGCAGGAAGTGACGCTCCCCGAGCGTCATTATGTAGGGATGGCGTTAACGTCGCCTTTTGCGGGGCACGATCCGAAACGGGTGGAGCAGCTCAAGAAGCTGTTCATCGCGAGAAGGTTCGAAATTCAAGGGCTGGCGGACGCGGAGAGCTATGTGAGTCCGTCGTTCGTAAGCGATCAATTGTTTACGTACCTATTCTGCATGGAGGTTCAGGCGCTGCCTGCACAGACCCCGGAAGGGATGATCGGCTTCACGGTGCCGGCGCAGCGCTATGTCACGGTCCAAGTCGATGAAGGCGATCCTTATGACGTTCTCCATGCTTATATACGCGATCAGAAGCTGGCCAACCATAAACGCGGGCTGGCGCTTGAAAAATATCCCGTCCACGATCCACGATGCGAAGTGGCCTTCTTCGGCAGTCGTCTTTATTCCGATCTTGTAGTTAACGCGAGCGATAGCGCGCGGAACAAACAAAAACCGGTCCTGCCCGAAGGCAGAACCGGTTTTTCAGCTAGGGAGACTTGA
- a CDS encoding YjcZ family sporulation protein, with protein sequence MGYGALGGVGAGCGPNLIWTSAGIILVLYILLVIVLRGGFF encoded by the coding sequence GTGGGATATGGTGCTTTAGGCGGAGTTGGAGCAGGTTGCGGACCAAACCTGATTTGGACTAGTGCAGGCATTATTCTTGTCCTTTATATTTTGCTTGTAATTGTTCTTCGCGGCGGCTTCTTCTGA